The following proteins come from a genomic window of Salvia hispanica cultivar TCC Black 2014 chromosome 4, UniMelb_Shisp_WGS_1.0, whole genome shotgun sequence:
- the LOC125222980 gene encoding probable galacturonosyltransferase 14 isoform X1 encodes MQLHFSPSMRSITISSSNAGGNGNGSGDLMKIKVAARHISYRTLFHSILILAFLLPFVFILTALVTLEGVNKCSSIDCLGRRLGPKLLGRSNDSGRMVKDFVKILNQVNSEKVPDTLKIPETYNQLLSEMKNNKYSSKDFALILKGMVERSEREIRQSRFAELMNKHFAASAIPKSIHCLSLRLTDEYSSNAHARRQLPAPELLPLLSDNSYHHFVLSTDNILAAAVVVTSAVQTSAHPEKIVFHVITDKKTYAGMHSWFALHPLPPAIVEVKGVHHFDWLTRENVPVLEAVENHYGIRNYYHGNHIAGANLSDTTPRTFASKLQARSPKYISLLNHLRIYLPELFPNLDKVVFLDDDVVIQHDLSPLWEIDLDGKVNGAVETCKGEDEWVMSKRVRNYFNFSHPLIATNLNPDDCAWAYGMNVFDLHQWRKTNIRDTYHSWLKENLKSNLTLWKLGTLPPALIAFRGHVHPIDPSWHMLGLGYQNKTNIENVKKAAVIHYNGQSKPWLEIGFEHLRPFWTKYVNYTSDFIRNCHILE; translated from the exons ATGCAGCTGCACTTCTCACCTAGCATGAGAAGTATAACGATATCGTCTAGCAACGCTGgaggaaatggaaatggaagtGGAGATTTGATGAAGATCAAGGTCGCAGCTCGCCACATTTCGTACCGAACGCTGTTCCACAGCATTCTAATTCTTGCGTTTTTGTTGCCATTTGTGTTCATTCTAACTGCTCTTGTCACCCTTGAAGGTGTCAACAAGTGTTCCTCAATTG ATTGTTTAGGACGTCGGTTAGGACCAAAGCTTCTCGGTAGATCCAATGATTCTGGG AGGATGGTGAAGGACTTTGTTAAGATTTTGAATCAAGTAAACTCTGAGAAAGTCCCTGACACTTTGAAGATCCCAGAGACTTATAATCAGCTCCTTtctgaaatgaaaaacaacAAGTATAGTTCAAAGGACTTTGCCCTGATTCTGAAAGGAATG GTGGAGAGATCTGAAAGAGAAATAAGGCAATCCAGATTTGCCGAGCTTATGAATAAACATTTTGCAGCTAGCGCCATCCCCAAGAGCATACATTGCCTTTCATTGAGGCTGACTGATGAGTATTCTTCCAATGCTCATGCACGCAGGCAATTACCTGCTCCTGAGTTACTTCCTTTGCTCTCTGACAACTCCTATCATCACTTTGTGTTATCCACAGACAACATTCTTGCTGCCGCAGTTGTTGTCACATCTGCTGTGCAGACTTCTGCTCACCCTGAAAAGATAGTTTTCCATGTCATAACTGACAAGAAAACCTATGCTGGCATGCATTCGTGGTTTGCCCTGCATCCTTTGCCTCCTGCTATAGTTGAAGTAAAAGGTGTGCATCACTTTGATTGGCTAACACGAGAGAATGTTCCAGTTCTTGAAGCTGTGGAAAATCACTATGGTATTAGGAATTATTATCATGGGAATCACATTGCCGGAGCTAATCTTAGTGATACGACCCCACGAACATTTGCCTCCAAATTACAGGCTAGAAGTCCAAAGTATATCTCATTGCTTAACCATCTCCGTATATATCTCCCAGAG CTATTCCCAAACCTTGATAAAGTGGTTTTCCTGGATGATGATGTTGTAATTCAACATGATCTGTCTCCTCTCTGGGAAATTGACCTTGATGGAAAAGTTAACGGAGCTGTTGAAACTTGTAAAGGTGAAGATGAGTGGGTTATGTCTAAACGAGTCAGGAACTATTTCAACTTTTCTCATCCACTTATAGCAACGAACTTGAATCCGGATGATTGTGCATGGGCATATGGAATGAATGTTTTTGACTTGCATCAATGGAGAAAGACAAATATTAGAGATACTTATCACTCCTGGCTTAAAGAG AATCTGAAGTCAAATCTCACCCTATGGAAACTTGGAACTCTACCCCCAGCTTTGATTGCTTTTAGGGGTCATGTTCATCCAATTGATCCTTCCTGGCACATGCTTGGGTTGGGCTATCAGAACAAGACGAATATCGAAAATGTGAAAAAGGCAGCTGTGATCCACTACAATGGCCAGTCAAAACCTTGGTTGGAGATTGGATTTGAGCATCTCCGACCATTCTGGACAAAATACGTAAACTACACTAGTGATTTTATAAGGAACTGCCACATCTTGGAGTAG
- the LOC125222980 gene encoding probable galacturonosyltransferase 13 isoform X2, whose translation MVKDFVKILNQVNSEKVPDTLKIPETYNQLLSEMKNNKYSSKDFALILKGMVERSEREIRQSRFAELMNKHFAASAIPKSIHCLSLRLTDEYSSNAHARRQLPAPELLPLLSDNSYHHFVLSTDNILAAAVVVTSAVQTSAHPEKIVFHVITDKKTYAGMHSWFALHPLPPAIVEVKGVHHFDWLTRENVPVLEAVENHYGIRNYYHGNHIAGANLSDTTPRTFASKLQARSPKYISLLNHLRIYLPELFPNLDKVVFLDDDVVIQHDLSPLWEIDLDGKVNGAVETCKGEDEWVMSKRVRNYFNFSHPLIATNLNPDDCAWAYGMNVFDLHQWRKTNIRDTYHSWLKENLKSNLTLWKLGTLPPALIAFRGHVHPIDPSWHMLGLGYQNKTNIENVKKAAVIHYNGQSKPWLEIGFEHLRPFWTKYVNYTSDFIRNCHILE comes from the exons ATGGTGAAGGACTTTGTTAAGATTTTGAATCAAGTAAACTCTGAGAAAGTCCCTGACACTTTGAAGATCCCAGAGACTTATAATCAGCTCCTTtctgaaatgaaaaacaacAAGTATAGTTCAAAGGACTTTGCCCTGATTCTGAAAGGAATG GTGGAGAGATCTGAAAGAGAAATAAGGCAATCCAGATTTGCCGAGCTTATGAATAAACATTTTGCAGCTAGCGCCATCCCCAAGAGCATACATTGCCTTTCATTGAGGCTGACTGATGAGTATTCTTCCAATGCTCATGCACGCAGGCAATTACCTGCTCCTGAGTTACTTCCTTTGCTCTCTGACAACTCCTATCATCACTTTGTGTTATCCACAGACAACATTCTTGCTGCCGCAGTTGTTGTCACATCTGCTGTGCAGACTTCTGCTCACCCTGAAAAGATAGTTTTCCATGTCATAACTGACAAGAAAACCTATGCTGGCATGCATTCGTGGTTTGCCCTGCATCCTTTGCCTCCTGCTATAGTTGAAGTAAAAGGTGTGCATCACTTTGATTGGCTAACACGAGAGAATGTTCCAGTTCTTGAAGCTGTGGAAAATCACTATGGTATTAGGAATTATTATCATGGGAATCACATTGCCGGAGCTAATCTTAGTGATACGACCCCACGAACATTTGCCTCCAAATTACAGGCTAGAAGTCCAAAGTATATCTCATTGCTTAACCATCTCCGTATATATCTCCCAGAG CTATTCCCAAACCTTGATAAAGTGGTTTTCCTGGATGATGATGTTGTAATTCAACATGATCTGTCTCCTCTCTGGGAAATTGACCTTGATGGAAAAGTTAACGGAGCTGTTGAAACTTGTAAAGGTGAAGATGAGTGGGTTATGTCTAAACGAGTCAGGAACTATTTCAACTTTTCTCATCCACTTATAGCAACGAACTTGAATCCGGATGATTGTGCATGGGCATATGGAATGAATGTTTTTGACTTGCATCAATGGAGAAAGACAAATATTAGAGATACTTATCACTCCTGGCTTAAAGAG AATCTGAAGTCAAATCTCACCCTATGGAAACTTGGAACTCTACCCCCAGCTTTGATTGCTTTTAGGGGTCATGTTCATCCAATTGATCCTTCCTGGCACATGCTTGGGTTGGGCTATCAGAACAAGACGAATATCGAAAATGTGAAAAAGGCAGCTGTGATCCACTACAATGGCCAGTCAAAACCTTGGTTGGAGATTGGATTTGAGCATCTCCGACCATTCTGGACAAAATACGTAAACTACACTAGTGATTTTATAAGGAACTGCCACATCTTGGAGTAG